The following are encoded in a window of Telmatobacter sp. DSM 110680 genomic DNA:
- a CDS encoding polyprenol monophosphomannose synthase: MDRSSSIHERPQNRRPVLVRKLAMAIPTLCEADNIPELLCRVRAVLNALNFDYEILIIDDDSCDGTAEIVSTLAQEDERIRLLVRKGQRGLSGAILHGWENTDATILGVMDADFQHPPELLAELAKAIASGCDLVIGSRYTPGGGYGRWNVIRRVLSAAAVWVTWPVQRFGLRAKDPLSGFFFVRRECLSGIEFQQSGFKLLLEILVRARLSSVREIPFAFGERYRGASKANIKVALEYGRLLARLYRDRFGLGRSVPVSTFVD, translated from the coding sequence GTGGATCGCTCATCAAGCATTCATGAGCGGCCGCAGAACCGCCGTCCCGTACTCGTGCGCAAGCTGGCGATGGCAATTCCGACGCTGTGCGAAGCGGACAATATTCCGGAATTGCTCTGTCGCGTTCGCGCCGTGCTTAATGCACTCAACTTTGACTACGAGATCCTGATCATCGATGACGATAGTTGCGATGGTACTGCTGAGATTGTCTCCACACTTGCGCAGGAGGATGAGCGTATTCGGCTGCTGGTCCGCAAGGGGCAGCGGGGTTTGTCGGGCGCGATTCTTCATGGATGGGAAAATACGGATGCCACAATCCTCGGGGTAATGGATGCGGACTTTCAGCATCCGCCGGAGTTGTTGGCCGAACTCGCCAAGGCGATTGCATCGGGTTGCGACCTCGTGATCGGCAGCCGCTACACGCCCGGTGGCGGATACGGCCGATGGAACGTGATTCGTCGAGTGCTGTCGGCCGCTGCTGTGTGGGTTACTTGGCCAGTTCAACGCTTTGGGCTTCGCGCGAAAGATCCTTTGTCGGGATTCTTTTTTGTTCGTCGCGAATGTCTATCAGGAATCGAGTTTCAGCAGTCGGGGTTCAAGCTTCTGCTTGAAATCCTCGTTCGTGCCCGCCTCTCGTCCGTTCGCGAGATTCCGTTTGCTTTTGGCGAGAGATATCGTGGGGCAAGCAAGGCGAATATCAAGGTTGCGCTGGAGTATGGCCGCTTGCTTGCGCGTCTATACCGCGACAGATTCGGATTAGGCCGGTCTGTCCCGGTGAGCACGTTTGTGGACTGA
- a CDS encoding ZIP family metal transporter has product MLKLSVALGVLAALADVAGGLVLVRARGVERYLRYFVALGAGFLMAVALLEMTPESLKLNPVIGPILIMVGYCAVHLLEHTINSHFHYGEETHHHEFVSARTGYSVLGGLSVHALFDGVAIGSGFVVNNALGWLIFLAVFLHKAPEGFTMASVMLASGRSRTAAFYSAVMLAAATIIGVLIIELVPSWLPYGLPVSAGVALYVGASDLVPEVNREPGIRMALVFFLGVVGFLIMRSALPAL; this is encoded by the coding sequence ATGCTCAAACTCTCGGTGGCCCTCGGTGTACTGGCCGCGCTTGCTGACGTCGCTGGCGGCTTGGTGCTGGTGAGAGCCCGCGGCGTCGAGCGCTATCTCCGCTACTTCGTTGCCCTGGGTGCCGGTTTCCTCATGGCTGTCGCTCTGCTCGAGATGACGCCTGAGAGCCTCAAGCTGAATCCTGTAATCGGCCCGATCCTCATCATGGTCGGCTACTGCGCGGTGCACCTGCTCGAACACACCATTAACTCTCATTTCCATTATGGCGAAGAGACACATCACCACGAATTCGTTTCCGCCCGAACGGGCTACTCAGTCCTGGGCGGCCTTAGCGTACACGCGCTATTCGACGGCGTTGCGATTGGCTCCGGATTCGTAGTGAACAATGCGCTCGGCTGGCTCATCTTTCTGGCCGTATTTCTCCACAAGGCGCCCGAGGGCTTTACCATGGCCTCTGTGATGCTCGCCAGTGGACGCAGCCGCACCGCAGCGTTCTATTCAGCGGTCATGCTTGCGGCCGCCACCATCATCGGCGTTTTGATCATTGAATTAGTTCCAAGCTGGCTTCCCTATGGTCTTCCCGTCTCAGCCGGAGTAGCGCTTTACGTCGGGGCAAGCGATCTGGTCCCCGAGGTGAATCGCGAACCTGGCATCCGCATGGCCTTGGTCTTTTTTCTCGGCGTGGTTGGATTTCTGATAATGCGCTCGGCACTCCCCGCGCTGTAA
- the ychF gene encoding redox-regulated ATPase YchF produces the protein MKTGIIGLPQVGKTSLFKILTKAKLEDRGYSNPREAHIGVARVPDDRLDKLSALYSPKKTTHATVEYVDVAAIGQEALKETAFLTSLRNVDALIHVLRAFEDDSIPHVGPIDPLRDVKNVEFDLMISDLTQVEKRLERLEKDLKKGRTGELEREQALLLRSKEALEKEQPIRELEMTADEKKLIKGFMFLSQKPVLYVVNIGESMTLGDDLDAAVERYKLTDVAQRPNAGATAICGKVEAELADMDEDEAAEFLSSYGLHESGLVRLIRKSYELLGLISFFTAGEDECRAWTIPAGSKAPQGAGAIHSDLEHHFIRAETIRWDNLLAAGSEANARALGTLRLEGKEYVVQDGDVMHIRHSG, from the coding sequence ATGAAAACTGGCATTATCGGCCTGCCTCAGGTGGGCAAGACATCGTTATTCAAGATTCTCACCAAAGCCAAGCTTGAAGATCGCGGCTACTCCAACCCGCGCGAAGCTCACATCGGCGTAGCGCGCGTGCCCGACGACAGGCTCGACAAACTTTCCGCGCTTTACTCTCCGAAAAAAACCACGCACGCCACGGTTGAGTATGTCGATGTTGCCGCCATCGGTCAGGAAGCGCTGAAGGAAACCGCGTTCCTCACAAGCCTGCGCAACGTCGATGCGTTGATCCACGTTCTGCGCGCGTTCGAGGATGATTCCATTCCCCACGTCGGCCCAATCGACCCCCTTCGCGACGTGAAAAATGTCGAATTCGACCTGATGATCAGCGATTTGACCCAGGTGGAAAAGCGGCTTGAGCGACTTGAGAAGGATCTTAAAAAAGGCCGCACCGGCGAACTCGAGAGAGAACAAGCCCTCCTTCTGCGTTCAAAAGAGGCACTCGAAAAAGAGCAGCCGATCCGCGAACTGGAGATGACAGCGGATGAAAAGAAGCTCATTAAGGGATTCATGTTTCTCTCGCAAAAGCCTGTTTTATATGTGGTTAATATCGGCGAGAGCATGACCCTCGGCGATGACCTCGATGCAGCCGTGGAGCGCTACAAACTGACCGATGTGGCCCAGCGTCCAAATGCCGGAGCGACCGCAATCTGCGGCAAAGTTGAAGCCGAACTGGCTGACATGGATGAGGATGAGGCCGCGGAATTTCTGTCCAGTTATGGTCTCCACGAAAGCGGCCTGGTGCGGCTGATCCGTAAGAGTTATGAATTGCTCGGCCTGATCAGCTTCTTCACTGCAGGAGAAGACGAGTGTCGCGCGTGGACAATTCCCGCGGGATCGAAAGCACCGCAGGGGGCTGGCGCGATTCATTCCGATCTCGAACATCACTTCATCCGGGCCGAAACCATTCGCTGGGACAACCTCTTAGCGGCAGGAAGCGAAGCAAATGCGCGCGCCCTGGGAACGCTTCGTCTTGAGGGCAAGGAGTACGTGGTGCAGGACGGCGATGTCATGCACATTCGGCACAGCGGGTGA
- a CDS encoding DUF4149 domain-containing protein, with protein sequence MKTLLRTLLFLALIVWIGAEIFFPVVAAVTFGSLPGATHTAGSIVGELLRILHGMGIVCGLVLLALMALAPAWNIYKPKSVLAPMVLVVVMLACTAFSQYVIIPAMERDRAAAGGAIDTADSTNPTTAHFNMLHNRSEHVEEAILLFGIATVVLVAFAESSRV encoded by the coding sequence ATGAAGACCCTGCTTCGCACGCTGCTTTTTCTCGCGCTCATTGTCTGGATCGGCGCTGAGATTTTCTTTCCGGTTGTTGCGGCTGTCACATTTGGTTCGTTGCCCGGCGCTACCCATACTGCAGGATCGATTGTCGGCGAATTGCTGCGCATCCTTCACGGAATGGGAATAGTCTGCGGGCTCGTGCTGCTTGCTCTCATGGCGTTGGCGCCCGCGTGGAACATCTACAAGCCAAAATCGGTCCTGGCGCCGATGGTCCTCGTGGTTGTAATGCTGGCCTGCACAGCGTTTTCGCAATATGTAATCATCCCAGCGATGGAGCGCGATCGTGCCGCCGCCGGAGGAGCAATTGACACCGCCGACAGTACGAATCCAACGACTGCTCATTTCAACATGCTCCACAATCGCAGCGAACACGTAGAAGAAGCGATCCTGTTGTTCGGTATCGCCACCGTAGTGCTGGTGGCGTTCGCGGAGTCATCGCGAGTCTAA
- a CDS encoding carboxypeptidase-like regulatory domain-containing protein: protein MRSKRTFLHAATTCLLFAGALAQAAQLTGTVTNKTTGKPAAGDVVVLVEPMTGMTEVAHTTVDASGHYTINRPSNAPALVKVTHQGAEFFADAPQSGTIPDVAVYDVAQKVDGVFVEADVLELEVANGQLHVIERYFVHNTSMPPRTQWSPKSFEIVLPEEAVVESAQGQRPSTGSLPTTLKLQPNGAKGHYAFNFPIQPDEGDKDTQFNISYALPYNGSFTFRPQESLATQSVGVLLPKSMTFTPGSGSAFTAINQDPNIQTFVAKNATPGKPLEFQVSGTGSMPREDQGAAGPGGPAAAAPGNGQPGGGIGEPINTPDPLSKYKWWILGGLALVFAAAAAFLLRKPEGTIGAVAQVPGAGVVTSAPHSYPATAISAASKNGALLSVLKEELFSLESEKLTGAVTPAEYAETKAALETVLKRALKNKS, encoded by the coding sequence ATGAGATCGAAAAGAACTTTTCTACATGCGGCCACTACCTGCCTTCTTTTTGCAGGCGCACTGGCCCAGGCCGCACAGTTAACAGGCACGGTAACAAACAAGACAACGGGCAAGCCGGCGGCCGGTGACGTCGTAGTGCTGGTGGAACCGATGACCGGCATGACGGAAGTGGCCCACACTACAGTCGATGCCAGTGGGCACTACACAATCAATCGCCCCAGCAACGCACCAGCTCTAGTGAAGGTCACACATCAGGGAGCAGAATTTTTCGCGGACGCTCCTCAAAGCGGAACAATACCTGATGTCGCCGTCTACGACGTAGCACAGAAGGTCGATGGCGTCTTCGTGGAAGCGGACGTCCTCGAACTTGAAGTTGCAAATGGACAGTTGCATGTCATCGAACGCTACTTCGTGCATAACACCAGCATGCCTCCGCGCACGCAGTGGAGCCCGAAGAGCTTTGAAATCGTGCTGCCCGAAGAAGCCGTGGTCGAATCGGCACAGGGACAGCGCCCCAGCACCGGCAGCCTTCCCACCACCCTGAAGCTTCAGCCAAACGGAGCCAAGGGACACTACGCCTTTAACTTTCCAATCCAGCCCGACGAAGGCGACAAGGATACGCAGTTCAATATCAGCTATGCCTTGCCCTATAACGGTTCGTTCACCTTCCGTCCGCAAGAATCTCTGGCCACTCAGAGTGTAGGCGTACTGCTGCCGAAGAGCATGACATTTACGCCTGGCTCCGGCTCCGCGTTCACCGCGATCAACCAGGATCCGAACATCCAGACATTCGTTGCGAAAAATGCGACGCCCGGTAAGCCATTGGAGTTCCAGGTCTCAGGCACCGGTTCAATGCCGCGTGAAGATCAAGGCGCCGCAGGTCCTGGTGGTCCCGCAGCCGCTGCGCCCGGAAACGGCCAGCCCGGCGGCGGCATAGGAGAACCCATCAACACACCCGATCCGCTAAGCAAATACAAGTGGTGGATCCTTGGTGGACTCGCCCTCGTGTTCGCCGCAGCCGCGGCATTTCTCCTGCGCAAGCCTGAGGGAACGATTGGCGCCGTCGCACAAGTACCAGGTGCAGGCGTCGTAACATCAGCGCCACATTCCTACCCCGCGACAGCGATTTCAGCCGCCTCAAAAAACGGCGCCCTCCTGAGTGTCTTGAAAGAAGAACTATTCTCGCTGGAGAGCGAAAAGCTGACCGGCGCCGTCACTCCCGCAGAATATGCGGAAACAAAAGCCGCACTGGAAACGGTGCTGAAGCGAGCACTGAAAAACAAGTCCTAG
- a CDS encoding cytochrome c-type biogenesis protein CcmH, protein MAAPLNLTVVKRTLQAGTLAIAVCFSLGASDAGARYDKLNHQMMCSCGCGQVLGECNHVGCPDSPVQLAELRTAINTGMTDQQVLDSFVAKYGATVLAAPRTHGFDLVAWIAPFAVFAAALLGTILLVRNWSVGKSEAQQPVSSPEMDAIHDRIRRETGSEGGY, encoded by the coding sequence ATGGCAGCTCCGTTGAATTTGACTGTGGTGAAAAGAACCTTGCAGGCTGGAACACTTGCAATTGCCGTTTGCTTCTCCTTGGGAGCGAGCGATGCAGGTGCTCGCTACGACAAGTTGAACCATCAGATGATGTGCAGTTGCGGATGTGGGCAGGTTCTTGGTGAGTGCAACCATGTAGGCTGTCCCGACTCGCCGGTCCAGTTGGCAGAGTTGCGCACCGCCATCAATACCGGAATGACAGACCAGCAAGTGCTGGACAGTTTTGTCGCCAAGTATGGCGCCACTGTGCTGGCCGCTCCACGGACCCACGGCTTTGATCTTGTGGCCTGGATCGCGCCTTTCGCCGTTTTCGCAGCGGCCCTGCTGGGAACTATTCTGCTGGTTCGCAATTGGTCAGTCGGCAAAAGTGAGGCTCAACAACCCGTAAGTTCCCCCGAAATGGATGCAATCCACGACCGCATTCGCCGTGAAACCGGCAGCGAAGGAGGCTACTAG
- a CDS encoding cytochrome c-type biogenesis CcmF C-terminal domain-containing protein: protein MATFGSLSLLIALALAAYNLFAGAVALRLLATGQPAPIAPERLADTARRAGIAAFFAVTAAAIALVWSVFTNDFSITYIMEHSNRALPAAYKFAALWSGQEGSLLLWCWLLATYGFVLRLRHKTDVKLYAYAGTILSGIQVFFLAVVNFAAPPFALLRGSIPADGNGLNPLLQYPEMVIHPPMLYLGYVGFSVPFAFALGALMMRYPGEKWIKITRVWTLVTWLFLTGGIFLGMHWAYAVLGWGGYWGWDPVENASFMPWLTGTAFLHSVMMQEKKGMMKSWNVWLIFSTFLLTLLGTLLTRAGLVSSVHAFAQSSIGTWFMVFMGIILAVCIFTYILQRDHLKGEHRLESLVSRESSFLFNNLVLLVACFVILWGTLFPILSEYVEGSKVTVGAPFYNRVAIPIGLFLLFLTGVGPLLPWRSTSLRAVRRNFILPTIALWVMVIVCFAAGVRPWNDGAFDPGNFYALVAFALSASVMTAILSEFFRGAGVIARQTGKNLAYSMYLLTRRNTRRYGGYIVHIAVVIVVIGLAGAAFNKNTEQELALHDKMSVGPYTLECVGFTQDSNANYNSDYALLDVYRNGKKQFQMAPEKRVYLASQQPQTMVAVHSVPSWDLYVVYEGTNPDTGQPIIKAFLNPLVSWIWAGVALMVLGTFIALVPSLKPASGSSRTTATRPEHAEAVLKGGD, encoded by the coding sequence ATGGCAACGTTTGGAAGTCTCTCTCTTCTCATCGCTTTAGCGCTGGCCGCATACAATCTGTTTGCCGGCGCAGTAGCGCTTAGACTACTGGCAACGGGCCAGCCTGCGCCGATCGCACCGGAACGACTTGCCGATACAGCACGCCGGGCCGGAATTGCCGCCTTCTTCGCGGTCACGGCGGCAGCAATTGCCCTCGTCTGGTCGGTCTTTACCAACGATTTCTCCATCACCTACATCATGGAGCACTCCAACCGGGCGCTCCCTGCGGCCTATAAATTCGCGGCACTGTGGAGCGGCCAGGAAGGTTCACTTCTTCTGTGGTGCTGGCTTCTCGCCACCTACGGCTTCGTTCTCCGCCTGCGTCACAAGACCGACGTCAAACTCTATGCCTATGCCGGCACGATCCTCTCTGGAATTCAGGTGTTCTTCTTGGCGGTAGTGAACTTTGCCGCGCCGCCGTTCGCGCTCCTGCGCGGTTCTATTCCCGCCGATGGCAACGGACTTAATCCGCTCCTGCAATATCCCGAGATGGTCATTCATCCGCCGATGCTGTACCTCGGTTACGTGGGATTCTCCGTGCCGTTTGCCTTCGCTCTCGGCGCGCTCATGATGCGCTACCCGGGCGAAAAGTGGATCAAGATCACGCGCGTTTGGACCTTGGTGACTTGGCTGTTTCTAACCGGCGGCATCTTCCTCGGCATGCACTGGGCTTATGCCGTATTGGGCTGGGGCGGTTATTGGGGTTGGGACCCGGTTGAGAATGCAAGCTTCATGCCGTGGCTCACTGGCACCGCATTTCTCCACTCCGTCATGATGCAGGAGAAGAAAGGAATGATGAAGAGCTGGAATGTCTGGCTCATCTTCTCCACATTCCTGCTCACGCTGCTCGGAACACTGCTCACCCGCGCAGGCTTGGTAAGTTCGGTGCACGCGTTTGCACAGTCCTCCATCGGCACCTGGTTCATGGTGTTCATGGGAATCATTCTCGCGGTGTGCATCTTCACGTACATCCTGCAGCGCGATCACCTCAAAGGCGAGCATCGCCTTGAGTCGTTGGTAAGCCGCGAGTCAAGCTTCCTCTTCAACAATCTCGTACTGCTGGTCGCCTGCTTCGTCATCCTTTGGGGTACCCTGTTCCCCATCCTCAGCGAGTACGTCGAGGGCAGCAAAGTCACAGTTGGCGCGCCGTTCTACAATCGCGTAGCCATTCCCATCGGACTATTTCTCTTGTTCCTGACAGGCGTTGGACCGCTGCTGCCATGGCGCTCAACGTCGCTGCGAGCCGTTCGTCGCAACTTCATCTTGCCGACGATCGCCTTGTGGGTAATGGTCATCGTCTGTTTCGCCGCCGGCGTGCGGCCCTGGAATGACGGAGCCTTTGATCCCGGTAATTTCTATGCGTTGGTTGCATTTGCGCTCTCCGCAAGCGTGATGACCGCAATCCTTTCGGAGTTTTTCCGCGGGGCCGGCGTGATTGCAAGGCAGACGGGGAAAAACCTGGCCTATTCGATGTACTTGCTAACCCGGCGCAACACGCGGCGTTATGGCGGATACATCGTCCACATCGCCGTGGTCATCGTGGTCATCGGACTGGCCGGTGCCGCGTTCAACAAAAACACCGAACAGGAACTGGCGCTGCACGACAAAATGAGCGTGGGTCCGTACACGCTGGAGTGTGTTGGCTTCACACAAGACTCGAACGCCAACTACAACTCGGACTATGCACTACTGGATGTCTACCGCAACGGCAAAAAGCAATTCCAGATGGCGCCCGAAAAACGCGTTTACCTGGCCAGCCAGCAACCGCAGACCATGGTTGCAGTGCATTCAGTTCCAAGTTGGGACCTTTATGTCGTGTACGAAGGCACCAATCCCGACACCGGCCAGCCGATCATCAAAGCATTTCTCAATCCGCTCGTGAGCTGGATCTGGGCAGGTGTGGCGCTCATGGTGCTGGGTACATTCATAGCTCTGGTTCCAAGTCTCAAGCCGGCTTCGGGTTCATCGCGAACCACTGCCACGCGACCCGAGCATGCGGAAGCAGTTCTGAAGGGCGGCGATTGA
- the uvrB gene encoding excinuclease ABC subunit UvrB, with product MDFQLVTTYKPRGDQPRAIEELMQGLSAGEKHQVLLGVTGSGKTFTMAKVIEQSNRPALILAHNKTLAAQLYHEFKQFFPGNAVEYFVSYYDYYQPEAYIPAGDLYIEKEATINEELDKLRLSATRSLFERRDAIIVSSVSCIYGLGSPEAYYGMLLLLEKGQRISRKDITRRLVEILYERNDADFRRGTFRVRGDIIEVYPTYDETAYRIELFGDEIESLSQIDPLFGTVKQKYSRLPIYPKSHYVVQPERKAEAIDSIVTELSEWVTYLEAEGRMVEAQRVHQRTRFDLEMIKSMGYCHGIENYSRHFSGRLPGEAPPTLLDYFPRDFLLFVDESHATIPQVHGMWHGDRSRKQNLVDYGFRLPSAMDNRPLKFDEFENRIHQTIYVSATPGPYELTRSAGVVIEQVIRPTGLVDPEVEIRPVKGQIDDLLAEIRDRAKRGERVLVTTLTKRMAEDLAGYYTEVGVKCRYMHSEIETLERVKLLAGLRKGEFDVLIGINLLREGLDLPEVSLVAILDADKEGFLRSSGSLIQTMGRAARHLEGRAILYADRMTDSMKQAIGETDRRRAIQRAYNEEHGITPQSIINKMDMGLAQILKAEYGEIEVEEAAGLPEFNSQAEVDAFISKLETEMRDAARKFEFEKAAKLRDSIKELREKEFLFG from the coding sequence ATGGATTTCCAGCTGGTGACGACCTACAAACCTCGCGGCGATCAACCCCGCGCTATCGAGGAACTGATGCAAGGCCTCTCCGCAGGAGAGAAGCACCAGGTATTGCTCGGCGTCACCGGCTCCGGCAAGACATTCACCATGGCCAAGGTCATCGAGCAGTCCAATCGACCTGCTCTGATCCTTGCACACAACAAGACTCTCGCTGCGCAGCTCTATCACGAGTTCAAGCAATTCTTCCCCGGCAACGCCGTCGAATACTTCGTCAGCTATTACGACTACTACCAGCCCGAGGCCTACATTCCGGCAGGCGACCTATACATAGAGAAGGAAGCGACCATCAACGAAGAGCTGGACAAGCTGCGCCTGTCGGCAACTCGTTCGTTGTTTGAACGCCGCGATGCCATCATCGTCAGTTCAGTCAGTTGCATCTATGGTCTCGGATCGCCCGAAGCCTACTACGGCATGTTGCTGCTGCTTGAAAAAGGCCAGCGCATCAGCCGCAAAGATATTACTCGTCGTTTGGTTGAAATTCTGTATGAGCGCAACGACGCGGATTTCCGGCGCGGAACCTTCCGCGTGCGTGGAGACATCATCGAGGTCTATCCAACTTACGACGAGACGGCTTATCGCATCGAACTTTTCGGCGATGAGATCGAGTCGCTGTCGCAGATCGATCCGCTCTTCGGCACGGTGAAACAGAAGTACTCGCGACTCCCTATCTACCCCAAGAGCCACTACGTTGTGCAGCCCGAACGTAAGGCCGAAGCCATCGATTCCATCGTCACCGAGTTAAGCGAGTGGGTAACCTATCTTGAGGCAGAGGGCCGCATGGTCGAGGCCCAGCGCGTGCATCAACGCACCCGATTCGATCTCGAAATGATCAAGTCGATGGGTTACTGCCACGGGATCGAAAACTACTCGCGCCACTTCTCCGGTCGCCTTCCCGGTGAAGCTCCGCCAACACTGCTTGATTACTTCCCCCGCGACTTCCTGCTCTTCGTTGACGAGAGCCACGCGACCATTCCACAAGTCCACGGCATGTGGCACGGAGATCGCAGTCGCAAACAGAACCTCGTCGATTATGGATTTCGTCTGCCCTCCGCGATGGACAATCGGCCGCTGAAGTTTGATGAATTCGAAAACCGCATTCACCAGACGATCTACGTCTCGGCAACTCCCGGCCCGTATGAACTCACCCGTTCCGCAGGCGTAGTGATCGAGCAGGTTATTCGGCCCACTGGCCTCGTCGATCCTGAAGTGGAGATTCGCCCAGTCAAGGGACAGATCGACGATCTGCTCGCGGAAATTCGCGATCGCGCCAAGCGTGGCGAGCGGGTACTGGTCACAACTCTGACCAAGCGCATGGCTGAAGACCTCGCCGGATACTACACCGAAGTCGGCGTTAAATGCCGCTACATGCACTCCGAGATCGAGACCCTCGAACGCGTGAAGCTCCTCGCCGGCCTGCGCAAAGGCGAGTTCGACGTACTCATCGGCATCAATCTTCTGCGCGAAGGCTTGGACTTGCCGGAAGTCTCGCTCGTGGCCATTCTCGATGCGGACAAAGAAGGCTTTCTCCGCTCATCCGGATCCCTCATCCAGACCATGGGCCGCGCAGCGCGTCATCTCGAAGGCCGTGCAATTCTTTATGCCGACCGCATGACCGATTCAATGAAACAAGCCATCGGCGAAACCGACCGCCGTCGCGCTATTCAGCGTGCCTACAACGAGGAGCATGGCATAACGCCGCAGTCCATCATCAACAAGATGGATATGGGCCTGGCCCAGATCCTCAAGGCCGAATATGGCGAGATCGAAGTAGAAGAGGCGGCAGGTCTGCCCGAGTTCAACTCCCAGGCCGAGGTCGATGCTTTCATCTCAAAACTCGAAACCGAAATGCGCGACGCAGCCCGGAAATTTGAATTTGAAAAGGCTGCCAAACTCCGCGACTCCATCAAGGAACTCCGGGAAAAGGAATTTCTGTTCGGATAA